CACGTGTGCCAGCGCCAGCAGTGGGCTGGAGAAGTCTCTCTGCCACAGTAGGCAGAATCCCCTCTCGGCCTCGGGGAGCCCGGACTCCGGGCCGAAGTACTTGTAACAGAGGAGCTCCTGTGCAGGGGGGCGAGGGGTTAGGACTGCGCAGGGAGGcggggcggcgggagggggctgggggcggcaGCCCCACCCCTCCGGTCCCACCTGTCCGTAGGTGGCCACCAGGACTTCGGGCCGCCCGTCCAGATCTACATCGGTGACCAGGCCACAGAGGACGCTGTCAAACTGGTCACTGCCGGGCAGGAGAAGCTGGTCCTCAAGGCCCCGGCTCAGCAGGTCCCTGAGGGTCACGGAGGCGGTGGGGGGACCGCGGTCACACCACGACGCCCGCCGCCCTTGGCCCACgccgctcccctgctcaggtCTGGACACACCGCTCCTCCTCGGCACCCTCGTCTCCGAGCCGGACGTCTTCACGTCCGTCGGACTGCTCACGCAGACTGTCAACCGGTATGGACGCCCATCTCTGTCCCCTGGAGGCGGGGCCATCTCCCTCCCGAACGGAAACCCACTTTATCCCTTCTGGTGACACCCTGGCCTCCGGTCCGGACCCCCACATCGCGTCCCTGGAGCCTGGGAGCTGGGTTCCAGCTCGGACATCAGGTGAGCCACCGCTGGCTAGCACCGCGTCGGCGGCTCAAAATCCGCCACAGCGGGAGTAAGTTACACCCCAGAAGCTGGCAAACGCTACAAGTCAGGGCTTCCTCACCCAACGAGCCCGCGGTTAAACGTCTGCCAACACGCTCGTCCAGGCGGAGCAGACATCTAGGCTTCGATGGATCCGCTACGAGTTCTAGACCCAAACACTCGCACTCCCCCTCCCTGGGGCACGATCACCTTTACCTGCCCAGCCCTGGACAACCTCACCCGAGGGGGCTTCCTCCTGAGAACGACCGGGTGCGGGAGCAGGAGGTCAGGCCGCCCCTGTGAGTCTGCCGTGCGGGCCGCTCACCGATATACCACGGCTGGTTCCAACATGCTGGCCACGAGCACGCTGTACTCTTCCCGCTGTGGCCGGTCCTGGGTCTCTGGAGACGGGACACGCGTGGGGCGGGGCCTGAGggcacaggctccaggctcctcctcgccatccctcctcccctgccccaccgcTCTGAAAGAGGAGGGAGACCCTACCTTCGCCGTGCTATGAAGGGAAGCTTCGCGGTTAGACAAGACGATGGGAGGAACAGGTGTGagaccagagagggagggagacgagTAAGGAACGACCCGAGGGGCGGAAGGCAGCCCGCAGGGGTCAGGGGAACGGAGCCATCAGAGAAGGGCAGGCCACagcaagagaaacagagcaacaggcaggagaggggagcctgggttggggggggcagCGCTGAGTCCCCAGGAAAAGCTTGGGGGCAGACagcagcaagagacagagtgaggagGCCAGAGAGGGGGATCAGAGGAAGTCACAATGTGAGGGCTGACGGTTAGACgaaaggaaaagcagaaggtCAACTCCAGGGTAAAGGGCGCAGATTAGAATCCAGGGGCAAGTGGCTGAGATGAATGTgagggcacagaggggagggagggagcatggGAGGGATGGGCAGGAGCTGGACGCTCCGGGAGAGGGGTGTGAATCTGGGAGTGGGGAGCTGAGTCTGCAGGgtcgccccccaccccagagctcaCCCTCGGGGGCTGAGAGGCTGAACACGATCACCCGGGAGATGGGGCCGTCCTGCAGGATCGTCCATGTCTGCAGAACCTCTGTGTGCGGGGTGAGGAGTCagggccccgccccgcccacccaccccgccccctgcccggCCCCCATCCCGCCCATCACCTTGCCTTCGCTGGTCCACGTGGGCAACTCGGACATAACCGCTCTGACAACCCAGAGCGGAGAGTCGCCGGGATGTGCCGGGGAGATTGTGGACATCAAGCCAGAGGGCGCTGGTTGGTGGGCAGGTGGCCGGAGGGGCCGGAGGGCGTCATCAGGTACCGGCCCCACATTCTGCCTCCCCAGGAGCCTCCGCCCCCTTCCTGTCGCCCTGGGGCCCCACTGGGCCTGATTTCTCTCTGGGATCACCACTCGCCATCGACTTCATGTGTATGGGCGGAGTTTTCTGaactcccctcccctgcccagttTCTCTGAGGTCATCTCTGTCTCTACCGTCCCTGAGGGCTTTGCCACCACTTGATTTCTCGGAGGCCGCCTCCCCCCGGGGCCCCGCTGGCCTCTTTCGGGGGCTCTCTTACCTACTGGTCAGATTCGTGAGCTCTGGGAAGAGGTTTTCCACGGGATGTTCTTCAAACTGATGCAGCCCCTCGTTCTGGGGGAACGAAGACCGACCCCCCTGACTTGAAACGTGTCGGTGGCCAGTCTCACACGCAGACCCCGCACCAGCCCATGGCAGCCCGAGAGAGCAGGGCTCTGCCTGCCacacctccctctgcctcacctCCTTGTAGAGATGAATGGCCGGGTCATTCCCACTCAGGAGAAACACTGTGTCCAGCTGGTTCCCGACCTGGACCCTGAAAGCAAAGAAGTCTAGAACCCCTGTGACGTAGAGTCCACGTACAGAATTTTCCAACCTGAGAATCACAGAAACCTTCTGTTTCTAGAGCCCTTCCTTGCCTGCTGGAGTCCTCATTCTGGACGTGGGTTCAGGAATGGAACGTGGAGAGCTCTAGAAAGGGTCGCAGAAACCCAGAACGCTAGAAACTCTTTAATCTAGAACTCCAGTGTTCCCCAAGTTCTGTTTCCTGTCTCCTTTGAAATACCAGAACTTTTAGAAATTGCCACGGTGGATGTTCCGACTCGTAAAATGGCGCAACATCCGAATCCTAGAATCCAGAACATCAGTGTCTAGAATTCTCACCTGTTAAGACCAGAAGTTGGCAAACTATGACCTTCTGACCAAATCCAACTTACcgatttttgtaaataaagttgtaCTGGAGCACAGCCACACCGTTCATCGACATAGTGTCGATGGCTGCCTTCTTCCTACAATGGCGGACTTGAGTTGTTATGATAAAGACCGGCCCTTAGCAGAAAAACTTTGCCAAGGGCTGTGCTAGACCACCGATGTCCTAGAATGGAATCTGGAGCTCTAGACTGGAATTCTCATATTTTGGGGTTCTAGAACCTCATATCCTAGATGGTCTGTATTCCACCTCCTTGAAATACGAGACTATGAAACAGAAGAACGACTTTATCATCACGAAATCTCTGAATTACCAAACAGCAGAGCTTTCAGATCTTGGAATCTCAGAGCTTACGACTCCAGAAAACTTCGCCCCTCTGGGTCCTTGAGTGTCCAAGTCGAGAACCCCAGAACCTGAGCGTTCTAGATGTCTAGGACACAGGTGCTCAATTAGCGCTCAGAGGATCTAAACAGCGACCTTAAAAGCACCGTGCTCTAAAGAACAAaacgagaggggcgcctgggtggctcagtcagttgagcgtccgactttggctcaggtcaggatctcacagtttgtgagttcgagccccgtgtcgggctctgtgctgacagctcagagcctggagcctgtttcagattctgtgtctctctctccgccccttccccgctcatgctgtgtctctcaaaaatgaataaacattaaaaaaattgtaaaaaaaaaagaacaaaacgaGAGTCTGACACTCTTCTGGTAGGTTTGCTGCCTCGTTTGCTGCAGCctccccccctacacacacacacacacacacacacacacacacacacactctctctctctctctctctctctctctctattgtaATACACTTGTGGCTTACATACTCTGCATGGCACAGCTGGAAAGGAGTGAACTGGAGTTCCAGGTTCAGGCAGCTCTCTGTAAGGGGAGCACACGCAAATACACACCGG
The Lynx canadensis isolate LIC74 chromosome E2, mLynCan4.pri.v2, whole genome shotgun sequence genome window above contains:
- the KPTN gene encoding KICSTOR complex protein kaptin, which codes for MGEAAVAAGPCPLREDSFTRFSSQSNVYGLAGGAGGRGELLAATLKGKVLGFRYQDLRQKIRPVAKELQFNYIPVDAEIVSIDTFNKSPPKRGLVVGITFIKDSGDKGSPFLNIYCDYEPGSEYNLDSIAQSCLNLELQFTPFQLCHAEVQVGNQLDTVFLLSGNDPAIHLYKENEGLHQFEEHPVENLFPELTNLTSSALWLDVHNLPGTSRRLSALGCQSGYVRVAHVDQRRQEVLQTWTILQDGPISRVIVFSLSAPEETQDRPQREEYSVLVASMLEPAVVYRDLLSRGLEDQLLLPGSDQFDSVLCGLVTDVDLDGRPEVLVATYGQELLCYKYFGPESGLPEAERGFCLLWQRDFSSPLLALAHVDLTGDGLRELAVVSLKGVHILQHSLVQASELVLTRLRHQVQQRRRRQSQRPGDGVGPEPAETPGS